Sequence from the Nilaparvata lugens isolate BPH chromosome 10, ASM1435652v1, whole genome shotgun sequence genome:
ATATTCACCGTGTACGATCTTCAGATTCATCAGCATTGGATCAAATGGGAGCTGACAGACAGGACCGTCAAAGTCGTCGTTCATCAGCATTGGATCAGATGGGAGCTGACAGACAGGACCGTCAAAGTCGTCGTTCATCTGCATTGGATCAGATGGGAGTTGACACACAGGACCGGAAAAGTCACCGTGTACGATCGTCAGATTCAACAGCATTGGATCAAATGGGAGGTCACACACAAGATAGGTCTTCCACAAAAGTTCGATCTTCAGATTTAACAACGTTGAATCAAATGGATTCTCACTCACATAAAACACACCTAGATAGTAGATCCACTGGCAAATCTAAAGGCAGATACTCTGTAGCACTACACACTAGTGACAGTAATGAAAATCATACAAAAAAATCTAGGCCCTCAGTAATGTCAGACCTGATCATCAATCACAAAGACAAGTATGATGATGACATTTTCTCGAAGAAAGACAAAGATAACAAGAAGTTCTCTGATGAGAAGGAATCATCTGTGGCAGATGTATTGAGTCGTAGCAAGCACATTGATGACTTATTGAAAAGGATTGATTTGTCAGTCAAGGCTAATAGACATACCGATGATGACCTAACTGAAACTAGGAATATTGATGGAAGCTCCTCGAAAATTGTGAACGATAAGATGGAAACTAGAGGCACTGTTGAGGAGAGATCtacttcaatatttttgaacGATTCTGTGGTTGGTATTGCTGAAAGATCGTTCTCTGTCAATGATAGGGAAGTTGTTGGAAATAGGGTTGGATCTTCAAAAGTGATGAATGATTTGAATGGGGGCAGTGATGAGAAGGAGGTATGCAGCAAGTTTGATCGAACTCTGAACTTTGAAGATTGTGATAacaatgatgaagatgatgatggagaCAGAACATTTGTGTCCAATGAATCAGCTTGCAACAACACGTCACTTGTAAATGGTTACACAAGTGCtggcaaaattaaaaaattgagtctaatcgaagaggaggaggaactGAGGTCAAGGATGTCATCAGCTTCGGCCAACGAAAACGATAACACATCACTGCTGGAGTCGACAATTCGCGGCGGAAACATTTCAGATGGCAGCACTGATTTGGGCGGGAAAATCGGCGacaaaatggccgccattttggattgcCTGAAAGAGAGTCAGCGGGTGTTCACCAGGAAACAAGCCGAGTTTGTAGAACAGTTGAAACGGGAACAGGATGAGTTTGTGAGACGACAAAACGAGAAAATTGCCGGCTTCGACAGGTTTGCAACCAGTTTCCAACAGGAACAGGCAACTACGTTGGCTGCACTGTGCGAGGATGTTGCCAACCTTGTAGCTGGAAATAGTTCGGATGACGATGTGTTTCATACCGCGATGAAAAAGCCGTTGAACGTGGAAACAAAGGATTCCAGCGCCATCTACAGTTCTTTGAAATCGGATTTCAAGTGCTTGAAAACGCCCAATGCTAGAGTGAATAAGAAGACGgctaatttgaataaaactattCTCACCCCGCATTCTATGTCGGTTTGTGTACAGGAGCAAGTGAGTATGTTGTTTGATTCATGAATATGACtgattttatagagagagaaaacTGTTATAAGGTGTGAagtctttgaaaaaattttgtCTACAACTTATTGGTAGGTTTTATTAAATGTCCATTAAAActttgagaaaaattaaaaaaaataatccacaatttatattttgtattcaCAACTGATTATCCTTGAATGTTTGTACAAAGACAAAAAACATAATGTTTGAAAGTTGGCGAAGGCTTGATGAGATGTACAATTTACtttgtgtttttcaatgttgtcTTGTTAGTTGTTACAAATGTTTTTCCAAAGAACAAAATATATACTATGTTTG
This genomic interval carries:
- the LOC111052147 gene encoding serine-rich adhesin for platelets isoform X2, which produces MYSQLKTEQSSNGVEKPWSMDMITRRSKRRSSILGKGRTSVRLSIASTVSSVVETSPAKNEVTKTRAAGAARKPIADDVLRHFARTNGINPLNPFANQLKESVGSGQSLDENDLGSTSCSAPSSSSEGSARKEDPDITGVFFMDDVESVKKRQQLDSASSLGDAEMGASQPPSHHHLVPCNLMTKEPFRDTFKDKDTFKEPFRDTFKDKDTFKEPLKDQSVRLNRRGVTTSSASKRRTMGASDKPTRDYSSTRQPVLSPVEPILRSSSSLSLSSSLSASLRAATEPEPTSDIRRSLSTTDLTNGIAATATASSRDALRAASEMQFEEMCKTRCESVAPLSGDLFVSKKSSTNVRSDSQDRNIHRVRSSDSSALDQMGADRQDRQSRRSSALDQMGADRQDRQSRRSSALDQMGVDTQDRKSHRVRSSDSTALDQMGGHTQDRSSTKVRSSDLTTLNQMDSHSHKTHLDSRSTGKSKGRYSVALHTSDSNENHTKKSRPSVMSDLIINHKDKYDDDIFSKKDKDNKKFSDEKESSVADVLSRSKHIDDLLKRIDLSVKANRHTDDDLTETRNIDGSSSKIVNDKMETRGTVEERSTSIFLNDSVVGIAERSFSVNDREVVGNRVGSSKVMNDLNGGSDEKEVCSKFDRTLNFEDCDNNDEDDDGDRTFVSNESACNNTSLVNGYTSAGKIKKLSLIEEEEELRSRMSSASANENDNTSLLESTIRGGNISDGSTDLGGKIGDKMAAILDCLKESQRVFTRKQAEFVEQLKREQDEFVRRQNEKIAGFDRFATSFQQEQATTLAALCEDVANLVAGNSSDDDVFHTAMKKPLNVETKDSSAIYSSLKSDFKCLKTPNARVNKKTANLNKTILTPHSMSVCVQEQVSMLFDS
- the LOC111052147 gene encoding serine-rich adhesin for platelets isoform X1 → MYSQLKTEQSSNGVEKPWSMDMITRRSKRRSSILGKGRTSVRLSIASTVSSVVETSPAKNEVTKTRAAAGAARKPIADDVLRHFARTNGINPLNPFANQLKESVGSGQSLDENDLGSTSCSAPSSSSEGSARKEDPDITGVFFMDDVESVKKRQQLDSASSLGDAEMGASQPPSHHHLVPCNLMTKEPFRDTFKDKDTFKEPFRDTFKDKDTFKEPLKDQSVRLNRRGVTTSSASKRRTMGASDKPTRDYSSTRQPVLSPVEPILRSSSSLSLSSSLSASLRAATEPEPTSDIRRSLSTTDLTNGIAATATASSRDALRAASEMQFEEMCKTRCESVAPLSGDLFVSKKSSTNVRSDSQDRNIHRVRSSDSSALDQMGADRQDRQSRRSSALDQMGADRQDRQSRRSSALDQMGVDTQDRKSHRVRSSDSTALDQMGGHTQDRSSTKVRSSDLTTLNQMDSHSHKTHLDSRSTGKSKGRYSVALHTSDSNENHTKKSRPSVMSDLIINHKDKYDDDIFSKKDKDNKKFSDEKESSVADVLSRSKHIDDLLKRIDLSVKANRHTDDDLTETRNIDGSSSKIVNDKMETRGTVEERSTSIFLNDSVVGIAERSFSVNDREVVGNRVGSSKVMNDLNGGSDEKEVCSKFDRTLNFEDCDNNDEDDDGDRTFVSNESACNNTSLVNGYTSAGKIKKLSLIEEEEELRSRMSSASANENDNTSLLESTIRGGNISDGSTDLGGKIGDKMAAILDCLKESQRVFTRKQAEFVEQLKREQDEFVRRQNEKIAGFDRFATSFQQEQATTLAALCEDVANLVAGNSSDDDVFHTAMKKPLNVETKDSSAIYSSLKSDFKCLKTPNARVNKKTANLNKTILTPHSMSVCVQEQVSMLFDS